The Cynocephalus volans isolate mCynVol1 chromosome 2, mCynVol1.pri, whole genome shotgun sequence genome window below encodes:
- the PHETA1 gene encoding sesquipedalian-1, protein MKLNERSLAFYATCDAPVDNAGFLYKKGGRHAAYHRRWFVLRGNMLFYFEDAASREPVGVIILEGCTVELVEAAEEFAFAVRFAGARARTYVLAAESQAAMEGWVKALSRASFDYLRLVVRELEQQLAAMRAGGCPPLPLPRRPSALPPKENGCAVWSAEPPAAPTAGSQPGPEPPPRRRASAPHGPLDAAPFARLHECYGQEIRALREQWRSSPAQP, encoded by the coding sequence ATGAAGCTGAATGAGCGCAGCCTGGCCTTCTACGCCACCTGCGACGCCCCGGTGGACAATGCGGGCTTCCTGTACAAGAAGGGCGGGCGGCACGCGGCCTACCACCGCCGCTGGTTCGTGCTGCGCGGCAACATGCTCTTCTACTTCGAGGACGCGGCCAGCCGCGAGCCGGTGGGCGTCATCATCCTGGAAGGCTGCACCGTGGAGCTGGTGGAGGCGGCCGAGGAGTTCGCCTTCGCCGTGCGCTTCGCCGGAGCCCGGGCCCGCACCTACGTGCTGGCGGCCGAGAGCCAGGCGGCCATGGAGGGCTGGGTGAAGGCCCTGTCGCGGGCCAGCTTCGACTACCTGCGGCTGGTGGTGCGCGAGCTGGAGCAGCAGCTGGCGGCCATGCGGGCGGGGGGCTGcccgcccctgcccctgccccgccGGCCCAGCGCCCTCCCGCCCAAGGAGAACGGCTGCGCCGTCTGGAGCGCCGAGCCCCCCGCCGCCCCCACCGCCGGCTCCCAGCCTGGCCCTGAGCCACCGCCCCGTCGCCGGGCCTCGGCGCCCCACGGGCCTCTGGACGCGGCCCCCTTCGCTCGGCTGCACGAGTGCTACGGCCAGGAGATCAGGGCGCTGAGGGAACAGTGGcgcagcagcccagcccagccctga